Below is a genomic region from Henckelia pumila isolate YLH828 chromosome 3, ASM3356847v2, whole genome shotgun sequence.
CCAAAATATCTTCCCAAAACTATTCCCCTCCAAGATAGCTAAACCAAACCAAAGGACCCCTCAGTGGTtggattttataaaaaaaaaaaataataataataataatattaataatagtaataataattattattattataatttgttCATAATTGTAGGGCAtggattttattttcatttgagTTTACAATATTTGAACTGAATTACTTAAAAATAGCAATTTTTTGAAATTGCAAACTGATTTATGAATAAGCTTTAGACATTTCAAATAACTATTATAGTCAGTTCTGCTAAGCTTTTATAATACATTAATACCAAAAGCTCACGTTTTAGACTGACAATTCTTGGcttaaaaaacacaaattttccaatatactatattgtaaaatTCCCAAAGAGTGTCAGGAAAAGAAAATTAGAGGATGTTCAGCGGGTAACATCAAATTTAAGAGTTACGACTGAACGGATGGCACCATAACCTAACTGGGAGTCAGAAGACTAGTTCTGCACGGTGCAAAACAACAGGAAAGCAATTAACACTAACCAGAACCAACGGAAGGGCCGGTGAAACTCATTGCCTTCAAATAAATACAACTGCAACTTATCTGCAAACACAATATTCCAAGCTTCAAATGCACATAATCCAAATACAGCCAATAATAATATATTCGTTTGATTCATATTCCAATGATTAAGATGCAACCCAGGCGGGATTGCTTCGATcaaaaggggaaaaaaaaaaacgaactgCAGCACACAAGAAAAGGTTTTGGTTATTGAGAATCCAACCCCTAATCTGCGCAAATATGGTAATAAAAACGAAAAATTTACAACCCCAAAATCAATTTAGCAGAAAGCGTACAATGGGAAAATGACCGAAATCATTGGCTCCAACACAAAAATAATCACGCCATTCAATACGATTGGATACTAATTTACCTGAAGAAGAATCTGCAGAGATGAGCGAATCAGAATGCGAAGAAGATTTAACAAATTTCGAGTCGATTATGGTTCGAACTTTGGGAGCGAGCACTTCCActtgcaaaatttttattttttgttttcttttttaatttcaaaaaataaaatttcaattaatttttttttctaaatatttgatttcgtATTTTAATTAGTTCAATTATTTAATAACTCATTGAAATAGGACTCGAAATTTTAAATTGTATAATAGGTTGAgctcaatgttctaaaaagcgtgaAGCGTGTAAAAGCGCGAGAGCCAAACTTCAAGCTTTTTAAGCTTAAGCGCGACTACTGCGAGTTTAAGCGTATGCTTAAGCGTAAAAAAACGTTTTTAATTTAAACTATAATTTTAGTCATCTCAAACAAATCAAGTGTAATACATTAATTCTTTCTGAGATTCTAATTCAATTTATTTCATCATTTATTTCATATCACGTGTCATAGAAtataaactaaattaattggTCTAATTTAAAACATTATCGGTAAAATCACTCAATATGTTCTGCATTCACATCATCGCTACACTTGGCCATACAATATTATACATTTATAACATTGCTAACAATCACTCACTAGTAAAAACGCTAATTTATAAtctatttttgttttattaatcaattgtggtttttaaaaaaatcacatttaTGTGTATTTAATAACACTTGACATGGTCAAACTATGTCTGACCGCTTTTTTACCGCTTTTGGCCGAAGCGAAGCGTTTTAGAGAAGCTTCAAGCTTAAGTGAGATTAAGTGAGACTTTAATCAAGATTTTTAGAACATTGGTTGAGCCCCACgtttaaattttgttatacaaaTTTCTTATTtccttgaaaatatattattttatactaaTTTTTCGCTGCACGCAACCGTCCATTTTTTtaacgaaaataaaaaataaaaataaattataaaattttgaaaatacaaaaaaatatagCGTTTTTCTAAACAAATAGTCACAAAAACGTCATAGCTAGATATATCAATTTACAAAGTGAGTTACATTttcgtaaataaaaaaatatgaaatgacACAAAACTGGTGTCATTTTagtaaacaataaaatatataatggcTAAAAAAGAGAAAACCATATAAATTACTAATTTgcctaataattttggttttattgaaattatattaggatataattgtaattttaaatCAAACTTCACCCATTAATTGAAAGTTAGATAATTAGATGATTATACTATAAGtctataataatatagtaagctATAATGACTAAAAAgagaaaatcatataaaattactAATTTGCCTaattattttggttttattgaaaTTGTATTAGGATATAATGGTAATTTTAAATCAAGATTTACCTCATTAATTGaaatttagttaattaattagatgatatctactataataatatagcaagatgtcaaaaatattaattttcatattatatataaatttgataAACCTGTATCACCGATAAATTTCGGTGACATCATGTAACAGAATATGTACCCTAAAGAAAATAGGTTCATTATGCAGGAGTTGCAAGCTAATAAATAATActcattaataaataaataaattaaatctattgaaaattttattaataaaaaatttaaaaatacttcCTAAAAATCTCTCGaacatttattttatagttagTTGCAAGCTAAATTTATTCTCGATACCATGTTTCTTGATTTTCACGCTATTCCATGCTAGTTGAGTTATCTCATGAACTAATTAATTTTCTGATTTTCCATTTAATTCATCTTCTCAAAAGTTCATCCCACCACTTGGTTCAATGGATGTAATAATGTATTGATAAAGTACATTGGGATTATTGAAGAAATTGGATAggattgaaataaataataatatgtttgatttgaatgatTAATATCGGGATTGAGTTaatgataaattaaaaaattacttttttaccattttcattataaatttaaaatttaaatattatattaattattaaatgttcattaattttaaattcaaaccaaaaaataataattaaaaatattaatcaaacagtagaaaataataaatttaataataatataaatataaatttattttgataactaaaatattaataaatacttttttattaatttaaatattaaataaaaattagtaACAATTACCATATTactgttaaataaataatatattaataattaataataattaaaatatggtgAATAAtagttttattaattattacattttcactattttcaaaataaaaataactaaatattaattaaaatatataaaatcattaaatttaataataataatataaatgtgCATTTATTGggaaatagtaataataatacgaATATTAATTTAAACGTTAAATAAAGGTTGATAACAATATTAATATTACTGTTAAATAAAtagtatattaataattattaaaatatgatGAATAGTAAATAAAGTATTATAAGattagttatattataaattatatttaaatattattaaattaatattatattaattattaaaatgtcactattttaatttccaaaaaacaaaaaataactaaacatgttttttaaaataaaaaaataattaaatttaataataatataaaaattattttatttataattaaaatagtaataataatttgaatattcATTTTAATGTTAAgtaaaaattaataacaattGTAATATTACAGTTAAAATtagttatatataatttatatttaaatcatattaaatttatttaatttctaataagaatttgaatattaattttaattttaaataaaagttaatagcaattataatattattcttaaaattatttatattataaattatattttattatatttcttGAATTTATACTCAATTAAATTGTGGGTATTATAGGGAaataaattatcaaacttaatACCTCCTCCCAATAAGGTATTGTTTATCCTTCACAAGAATGATAATAGTATCTACAATGAGGGCCAGATGCGGGCTGGGCGAGTCTATCACTTTCTCTATCATGTATACCAAACGCATGATAAGAGAGGGACTAAAaaataatctcataacacgagcaACTCTCATAAGATTTACATAAAAATTTTGTGAGACATATTTGTGACTCAATACaagatcataaaaaaatattattttttatgtcaaaaatattattttgtatcATAAATATAAATCGGTCTCACATATATAGGTCAACAAAGTCATCTAACAAAACATCTACACTAATTTTATCATATCATTGATATTTAAAAATCCGTCTCTAAGCCATCAATCTCTTATTTatgtagtgtttgagagagctccTAGAAAACACTTATTAGCTattaatttcacaaaatttcaaaatttataaagaaaaagttgagaatTACAATTCCTAGAAGTTCATCCAAACAATATCTTAAAGTTGGTTATCCTCTATAGACTATAGGCCATcaatctcttatttaattaattaactcttttttttgaaataattaacTCTTATTTAAAAGCTCGCTTCTAGGTTATCGTctagtaaaatcaaattttatttgaataaataactAGTCGACGTGGGAACCATCTTATATTAATCTAAACCGTTTCTTGATTCTCATAATTctttcctttaaaaaaaaaaaacaatacattatcaatcaaaataaaaaaacgcGTAAGAAAGGAACAGAAATGTaatgttttttttcttgttttcgtcatcatcatcacaaaatgaaaattttgtctTCCAACCACAACCTCAttgtatttacaattaatttTTGTCTCCCATGTACAAGCATTTTATTGAAATTGTACGTGTATAAAAAGAAAATCCATACAATATGGGAGAATAATCCTTGATCAAACTccagtttttaaaaaataatcctCTCAAGTGTATTTGAGTGTATTCAATCAAATGCACGGTGAAAGTGTTATTTTCTTTAAAGGAAAATTTGACCAAGCTGGTTATTTTACTAGTCGTCACAATTTCCCTTGTAAAATAATATTACATCATTTATCGACTATACAGTCTCCGTGTCAACTCCCTTTGAAGTTTTAAGGGAAAAATTCAAGCTCCCGATGGCGTCGTCGATGGATAAGAAGACAGAATCCTTGCCAATCTTGTCGATGAAGTGGGTGACTGTCAATTTCTCCATGACTTCAAGTCTAGGATTTATCAAAATCATCTGCAAAATGAttgaaataattaatattgcaggttcatttttttaattttgaaaactaTGAAGTACTGAATTGGATacatttttgaaaaacaatCACCTTGATCCCTTTGGCCTCCAAGCTTATGCGAACTTCAACGAGAGCTTCAACTCCGGTGTGGTCGACGGATGTCACACCTGCCACGGTTATCGTTCCGGTTAGTTCATATGTTTATACGAGTTTACCAGGCCAGCTTTTTCCATGTTAGCCGGGATCTAACCACGCGGGTTAGATCTAATATGTACAACAAACTCGTGTGACAACACATCATATCCAAAAGGTgggaacaataaaaaaaataaatattcctaACTAATTGAATGCATTATATATAAAGAGTCCGGCTAGCGTGCGCGCGCACACACACATACAAGAAAGGTTCACATTCGCGGTATGTACTAACCTCCGAAGTCGAGTAGGACGTATTCAATGTCGTTTTGTGAATCTTTTGTCAAGTCTAATTCATCTCGAACCCATCTCATGATTCTGCAGATATATGCACAAAAGAAAAACTTAAGacataccaaaaaaaaaaaaaaaaagaccaaTTACAAATGCATATATATAGAGTACCATCCTTTGATTAAAAGTACCTTTCTTTCATATAGTTTGCATTAGCAAAATACAAAGGTGACCCAATCTGCAGAGCCAGAACCCCTGGAACTGCACTCCCATGCGGATACTGCTCGATATCCCGATACAAGTTCGACTCCGGTATGTTCACCAGCTTGCAAGTCACAGGCCTTGCTATATACAACAAAGCCCTCACCAAGGACAGTCCAACCTATATATGGTTCAACCAAATTAACCGTCACGTTCCCCCGTTTATACGAAATTTTCGAagaacatatatataaaaagatGTTAAACTCGAATTACCGATATGATGAGCCCCATGTCCATGCTTATCAAGGGAACACCGAGGAATGCAGACATGCAAATAAGGAAGTCGAATTTATCCGTCTTGAAGAGATGATAATATTTCTCGTACTCGATGAGGCCAAGCATTGCTGAGATGATAATGGCTGAGAGAGCAAGCAGAGGTGTGTAGCTAAATAGAGGGGCCAGCAATAGGAGGACTAGTAGCATGCACATAGATTGTACTACATTGGCCATTTGTGTTTTGCATCCAGCATTGAAATTCACTGCTGTTTTCGAAAAAGGACCTGCGGACATATTCGATGTCACGTTATGTGTTTGTAATTACTTCGAATCAGAAAAAGCTCAAAAGTACTTCCTAGAAACAACTCCAAACACTAATTATAGTTGTATGGTTCGTACGTACCGGTGGTTAAGTAGCACGAGGTGCATGATCCGATGATGTTCATCAATCCATAGGCTATCATCTCCTTGTTGCCGTCGATTTGTTCGTTCCTCACGATGGCGAAACTTCTTCCAATGGCTATCCCTTCCTGTCAAAAATTAACTTTCATAGTTCATATATGTTGGGAAATTTACGTTCatcgattaattttaagttGCATAGCATATTTTAAcattatatttcatatttatGGGTAGAAAAAGAGAGACAAAATATGAAGTGTAATGAATGGAAATGTTACTTACCGCGAGTGCAATCATACCAGTGATAAGTCCAGCTTTGAGAGGCGCCATTAAATACTCAGAGCTAAAGTTTAAACGGTGAATGGAAATTTCATTTACTCCTCTTTTTAGAGGACCCACCTGCatcatttttataatttatcaaatcagcaaaaataaatattgatgTTAATCGCAATCGCTATCTTTCAATGCACACCAGATAATTAGAGTGAATCAAAGTTATGATCGCTTCACATGCTCCATCCACTCAGACATAGGACTTATTTTACTTTTATTTCATCACTATTTTCTTTTGCTTCTCTACCTAAGTTTAAGGGATTTGACAAGATTAAGGTTTGGATGCCACTAAATTGTTATAAACATAACATATTTGAGATGCATTTGGTCTTGTCATGAAACAAGTTTTCTCCCCAAATTACCCCAAATTATTGATCTATCAgcaaattgatgcatgaaaatccATAAATCTCGAATTCGAGACTTAATTATCGCAAACTGGtcgaaaaataataaataaaaaaattaattaagaagAAGACAACTTACAGTGGGGATGCCACGTTTTGCCGCATTAGAGAAATAGGTGTAAAGGCAACCAATAACCACTACTGTCATCGGACCTATGGCTGACACCCAAAATAACTTGGGCTTCTTCTGCTTCTGCAAGAATCACAAAATTAcaagtaaaatttaataataataataataataataataataataataataaacattttaattaatatataatattcaaCTTACCACATATCTGGTGATTTGGAGACAGATGAGGAAAATCATACCAATACCGAGGCACTCCATCTTCCactgcaaaaaaaataaatataaacaaattaaGATCACATTAATCATCAGAAAAATACATTTGgagattaaaaacaaaaaaaaaagacaaaactTGTACACAAAATTAGATGGTCAAATTATAAGTTTGATCATGTTAGCGCAAAAAGAAAAATATGTTTGCCATTTCGTCCAATTTTCCGAACATGCTACGGTTGAAATTTTGAACTGGAGCGTATATTAGACTAAACTACCTCGTTTCTGTAGTGGAAAATGGAGTGGACAACAGAGACCAAGCCAGTTTTGGTGGTAAAGTGCTTCAATCCAAGCATTCCCTTCATTTGCTGGAAGATTATAAGCAGAGCTGTCCCTCCCATGAACCCCTGAATTGTTGAATGCGATAGAAAATCCACCAATATACCCAGCCTGCATTTACAACACAACAAATATCAGATACCATATATATGATCAAGAGCAATCGAGTACGAGCCGATAGGCATTGGGGGGTTTAGGGTTATCATACCCTTGAAAACTCGTACGGAAAATGAGGTGTTTTGTCAAAACACGTACGACATTCTTATGTGGGCAGTGTAActctaaattttatatattaggactgaattatatataattacctTAATAAGCCCAGAACTGTCTGAAACAATCCAGAGAAAAGCGTGGCCGTGAACACTAAACTTGTGTACAATTGTATGTTTTCGGTCGGAGAAACTTTTTCTCCGATGGTATCGGCGATAAGCAACGAACAGGCCGCCACCGTTCCGACCGCTAGATGCTTCGAGCTCCCAAATACGGCATAGATCAGAGGTGGAACGAAACTCGAATCTGTACATGCATGAGCAACAGTTGTTCAAGCCATGCATGCATGGATATTAAAGAAAATCAATCAGGCAATACATATGAATTTAATTTAACATAGCAAATATGTAACAAGGATTCGATCGGATCGTGAAATAATTGAtcacaaatttatttttagattttgtaAACATGTTGATATTCCTGTTAATTACTATTATCCGATAATTAATCCTGGTTTCTTTCCCTACCTAATATAAGTCGATTAATGGATAAATTTGATTTCCAGGATAACCATAACTTACCATCGATAATCAcatatattccatatataaaggTTTCGATACTTTATCCATTTTagtagattaattattttcacAAAAACTCACGTGAAAAGGTCACCCAAAAAACTAttgatttttattgtaaatatgggcACGTTATTATTTCATCCTTAATAATTGGAGCCAAATTTCCTTAATAATTGGAGCCAAATTTGTTTTGATAGCTCTTGTTGCAATACACTAAAAGATCCTTGATTTACAACTTTTAGACGTGCTTAGTCCCCTTTAAGTTATCTAAAAGGATTGTTGTACAACATAAAGGTAGTATTTGcaatctctaaaaaaaaaaaatattctcgaTAAATTTCACGTTCACCCCGAACAAATTAAAGATCAATGTGCCAATGTGATGAATGACTTACACAATCCAATAACAGGAGGGAGTTTAGCGAGATTTGCGTAGCTTATTCCTTGCGGGATGGCTAAGCTAGCGATGGTGATTCCGGCGAGAAGATCGTACTTGAACAAGGCAAAGTTGTACTTGGGGAGCCACTCGCAGATTGGAACAAAATATTGGACTTTCTTGATTATTCGCCTCTTCGCTGGCTCGTTCTTGAATTGGCGAAAAGGGTCGTCGGGGATGAAGGTTTCCTTTA
It encodes:
- the LOC140892632 gene encoding probable sulfate transporter 3.5; this encodes MAGINGESCNNPHRVNFDAPRSFGTVLKSKLKETFIPDDPFRQFKNEPAKRRIIKKVQYFVPICEWLPKYNFALFKYDLLAGITIASLAIPQGISYANLAKLPPVIGLYSSFVPPLIYAVFGSSKHLAVGTVAACSLLIADTIGEKVSPTENIQLYTSLVFTATLFSGLFQTVLGLLRLGILVDFLSHSTIQGFMGGTALLIIFQQMKGMLGLKHFTTKTGLVSVVHSIFHYRNEWKMECLGIGMIFLICLQITRYVKQKKPKLFWVSAIGPMTVVVIGCLYTYFSNAAKRGIPTVGPLKRGVNEISIHRLNFSSEYLMAPLKAGLITGMIALAEGIAIGRSFAIVRNEQIDGNKEMIAYGLMNIIGSCTSCYLTTGPFSKTAVNFNAGCKTQMANVVQSMCMLLVLLLLAPLFSYTPLLALSAIIISAMLGLIEYEKYYHLFKTDKFDFLICMSAFLGVPLISMDMGLIISVGLSLVRALLYIARPVTCKLVNIPESNLYRDIEQYPHGSAVPGVLALQIGSPLYFANANYMKERIMRWVRDELDLTKDSQNDIEYVLLDFGGVTSVDHTGVEALVEVRISLEAKGIKMILINPRLEVMEKLTVTHFIDKIGKDSVFLSIDDAIGSLNFSLKTSKGVDTETV